In Rhizobium sp. WSM4643, the following are encoded in one genomic region:
- a CDS encoding acyltransferase family protein has translation MFLGEKLDQANGRPTGFDYMRLLLAFSVLWIHTARVTYGDDLFLWESSFRPVIKSVLPMFFVLSGFLVAGSLERSKTLISFLGNRFIRIYPALAVEVLLAAFILGAIYTEYDLRDYFTDPQFFTYLMNVTGHIHFNLPGVFLDNPDAAMVNGQLWTVPFELECYGVIAVLFLLGVVRRRVIALIATPALIISFGIARYWKHESDWANMPTTASGNLLICAFLVGVTFYLYKDKVLWDIRIFLASVAFILWAYWFTSFGDFVAIPAMGYVTVFLGLTSPRKLGVLRGADYSYGVFLYGYPIQQAFVALGPWAHNWWLNGIVCSIIAACFAAFSWRFIEKPALKLRKQVTWLENLSLQRVAKRQLAGAVSK, from the coding sequence ATGTTTCTCGGCGAAAAGCTTGATCAAGCGAACGGGCGACCGACAGGATTCGATTATATGCGATTACTGTTAGCCTTTTCAGTGCTTTGGATACATACGGCCCGCGTCACGTACGGCGATGACCTCTTTCTCTGGGAGTCATCCTTCCGCCCTGTTATCAAGTCTGTGCTGCCCATGTTCTTTGTCCTGAGCGGGTTCCTGGTGGCTGGCAGTCTTGAACGATCGAAGACATTGATTTCCTTTCTCGGTAACCGATTTATCCGGATCTACCCTGCTCTTGCGGTAGAGGTATTGTTGGCTGCCTTTATACTCGGTGCGATCTATACAGAGTATGACCTGCGTGACTATTTCACCGATCCTCAGTTCTTTACATATCTGATGAATGTCACAGGGCACATTCACTTCAATCTTCCCGGGGTATTCCTGGATAATCCTGATGCCGCGATGGTGAACGGGCAGCTCTGGACTGTGCCCTTCGAGCTTGAGTGCTATGGGGTGATTGCCGTCCTCTTCTTGCTCGGCGTCGTCAGGCGGCGGGTGATTGCCCTTATCGCAACGCCGGCCTTGATCATAAGCTTCGGTATCGCAAGATATTGGAAACATGAAAGTGATTGGGCGAATATGCCGACGACTGCGTCGGGCAATCTGCTCATTTGTGCTTTTCTTGTGGGGGTGACCTTCTATCTCTACAAGGACAAGGTTCTTTGGGATATCCGCATTTTCCTCGCCTCGGTGGCGTTCATCCTATGGGCCTATTGGTTCACCTCCTTTGGGGACTTTGTTGCCATTCCGGCCATGGGATATGTCACGGTCTTCCTTGGCCTCACCTCGCCCCGCAAGCTCGGCGTCCTGCGTGGAGCTGATTACTCCTACGGCGTCTTCCTCTATGGCTATCCGATCCAACAGGCGTTCGTAGCGCTCGGACCTTGGGCGCATAACTGGTGGCTGAACGGCATTGTCTGCAGCATCATTGCCGCTTGCTTTGCCGCCTTCTCGTGGAGATTCATCGAAAAGCCGGCGTTGAAATTGAGGAAACAAGTCACCTGGCTGGAAAACCTCAGTCTCCAACGCGTCGCAAAACGGCAATTGGCCGGCGCTGTCTCGAAATAG
- a CDS encoding membrane-bound PQQ-dependent dehydrogenase, glucose/quinate/shikimate family, with the protein MKFLATLFCLVLASIGLGLIAGGAWLLLLGGSPYYAITGLAYLVGAFLLWRRKISGSLIVLLVAVLTLPWALWESGLNFWALFARLMSPIALASFALLFAPSLSLTANRKLLYGGASVTAILFVAGFGLSFVPHGIIRPSADITAYKTAKGDNAPSDWTSYGRTTAGDRYSPFDQINRGNVSKLDLAWTYRTGKSDGADQNTPLQIGDTVYTCTPTDVIAALDADTGKPRWTFDPKAMAPYWQRCRGLGYYKMPKATQSADGLCNERLVQTTIDARLLEIDSKTGTLCKDFGDNGTVQLSQGMGEVKSGYYFQTSAPLIARNLIVVGGWVTDNQEVGEPSGVIRAFNVVTGELEWAWDLGNPEITKLPPDGQTYTRATPNMWTMAAFDDKLGLIYAPLGNTTPDYYGVNRPGFADQYNATLVALDVTTGREKWKFQTVHHDIWDYDLPAQPLLIDLPDGNGATVPALLQTTKRGQLFLLDRQTGTPLAEVQEKPVPQQGGAPEEKLSPTQPYSVGMPTIGAERVTEQTAWGLTMFDQLACRIAFRKMRYDGDFTPIGTQYAIQQPGNLGGLNWGSVSVDLPNNRVFMNDIRVPSLFSLIPRAEYVDFALTTTAHGPSAPQRGTPYAMATEMWTSRLRVPCTQPPFGTVTAVDLKTRKIAWQVPAGTAEELGPFKIKTKLPMQMGLPSYAGTSATAGGIVFFAGFQDYYIRGYDAENGTELWKYPLPVGSSATPMTYVSPKTGKQYVLISVGGAPYSKDVGDYVLAFSLKNGD; encoded by the coding sequence ATGAAATTTCTGGCCACCCTGTTTTGTCTTGTTCTCGCCTCTATCGGATTGGGGCTGATCGCAGGCGGCGCTTGGCTGCTGCTCCTCGGCGGTTCGCCCTATTACGCGATCACCGGACTTGCCTATCTGGTTGGCGCATTTCTGCTGTGGCGCCGGAAGATATCAGGCAGCCTCATCGTCCTGCTTGTCGCCGTTCTCACCCTTCCCTGGGCGTTATGGGAGTCGGGTCTTAATTTTTGGGCGCTTTTTGCCCGCTTGATGTCCCCCATCGCGCTGGCAAGCTTTGCGCTTCTCTTTGCTCCGTCGCTTTCCCTGACCGCCAACCGGAAGCTCTTATATGGCGGTGCCTCGGTTACGGCGATCCTGTTCGTCGCGGGTTTCGGCCTGAGCTTTGTGCCGCACGGCATTATCCGCCCCTCCGCCGACATCACCGCCTACAAGACCGCCAAGGGCGACAACGCTCCCTCCGATTGGACATCCTATGGCCGCACCACCGCAGGAGATCGTTATTCGCCATTCGATCAGATCAACCGCGGCAATGTGTCCAAGCTCGATCTTGCCTGGACATATCGCACCGGAAAAAGCGATGGCGCCGATCAGAACACCCCGCTGCAGATCGGCGATACGGTCTACACCTGCACGCCGACAGACGTGATCGCAGCGCTCGATGCAGATACCGGCAAACCCCGCTGGACCTTTGACCCCAAGGCGATGGCGCCTTACTGGCAACGCTGCCGCGGCCTCGGTTACTACAAGATGCCAAAGGCGACCCAGTCAGCCGATGGTCTCTGTAACGAGCGTTTGGTGCAGACGACGATCGATGCCCGTCTCCTGGAAATCGATAGCAAGACCGGCACCCTCTGCAAGGACTTCGGAGACAATGGCACCGTCCAGCTTTCCCAGGGCATGGGCGAAGTCAAGTCAGGCTATTATTTCCAGACATCGGCGCCGCTGATTGCCCGCAATCTGATCGTCGTCGGGGGTTGGGTCACGGACAACCAGGAGGTCGGCGAACCCTCCGGCGTTATCCGCGCGTTCAACGTGGTCACCGGCGAGCTCGAATGGGCATGGGATCTCGGCAACCCCGAGATCACCAAGCTCCCGCCGGACGGCCAGACCTATACGCGGGCCACGCCCAACATGTGGACGATGGCCGCTTTCGACGACAAGCTTGGCCTCATCTATGCACCGCTCGGCAATACCACGCCGGATTATTACGGCGTCAATCGCCCTGGTTTCGCCGATCAATACAACGCGACATTGGTGGCGCTCGATGTAACGACGGGTCGGGAGAAATGGAAATTCCAGACCGTGCATCACGATATCTGGGACTATGATCTGCCGGCCCAACCCCTCCTGATCGATCTGCCCGACGGCAATGGCGCCACCGTGCCCGCTCTGCTGCAGACCACCAAACGCGGGCAGCTTTTTCTCCTCGACCGTCAAACCGGCACACCACTTGCCGAAGTTCAGGAGAAACCGGTGCCGCAGCAAGGCGGCGCGCCGGAAGAAAAACTGTCCCCGACGCAGCCCTACTCCGTCGGCATGCCGACAATCGGTGCGGAGCGCGTAACCGAGCAGACGGCCTGGGGCCTCACCATGTTCGATCAGCTGGCATGCCGCATCGCATTCCGCAAGATGCGCTACGACGGCGATTTCACCCCGATCGGCACACAGTATGCGATCCAGCAGCCGGGCAATCTGGGTGGTCTCAACTGGGGAAGCGTATCGGTCGACCTGCCGAACAACAGGGTCTTCATGAACGATATTCGCGTCCCCAGTCTCTTCTCACTCATTCCGCGCGCCGAATACGTCGATTTTGCCCTGACCACAACCGCGCACGGCCCCTCCGCCCCCCAGCGTGGTACGCCTTACGCCATGGCCACCGAGATGTGGACATCGAGGCTTCGCGTTCCTTGCACGCAACCGCCCTTCGGCACCGTCACCGCAGTGGATCTGAAGACGCGCAAGATCGCATGGCAGGTTCCTGCCGGCACAGCCGAAGAACTCGGGCCGTTCAAGATCAAAACCAAGCTGCCTATGCAGATGGGCCTTCCGAGCTACGCCGGCACGTCGGCCACCGCCGGTGGAATCGTCTTCTTCGCTGGCTTCCAGGACTATTATATCCGCGGCTATGATGCCGAGAACGGTACCGAACTCTGGAAATATCCTCTCCCGGTCGGTTCGAGCGCGACGCCTATGACCTATGTCTCGCCGAAAACAGGCAAGCAATATGTCCTGATATCGGTTGGTGGAGCGCCATACTCGAAAGATGTTGGCGACTATGTGCTGGCGTTTTCTCTAAAGAACGGAGATTAA
- a CDS encoding FadR/GntR family transcriptional regulator yields MPDKKSGKPTAAVEVVTVDRSITTRRPNSPRMTGASVHVSLAGEIGLRIVRGDYPPGTILPNEAKWSEVFDVSRSAVREAIKMLKAKGLLSSRPKIGSWVEPRERWNLLDRDVLGWYAASPDRESFLRAVQELRHMIEPEATALAAERRTEEQMNAISQALHDMDQATSLQQRTESDARFHIAILRASGNDLLVPLGVLIESALNHLFAHVTREEDNLRYALKLHENIEKSIRLQRPNLARNAVRKALANTDDIIARWSR; encoded by the coding sequence ATGCCTGACAAAAAATCAGGAAAGCCAACGGCTGCGGTCGAGGTGGTGACGGTTGACCGCTCGATAACCACAAGGCGCCCAAATTCTCCCCGCATGACTGGGGCGAGCGTTCATGTGTCATTGGCCGGCGAGATCGGTCTGCGAATCGTGCGCGGGGACTATCCTCCGGGCACGATCCTGCCAAATGAGGCAAAATGGTCGGAAGTCTTTGACGTCAGCCGCTCGGCGGTGCGCGAAGCGATCAAGATGTTGAAGGCCAAGGGCCTGCTTTCTTCCCGCCCGAAAATCGGCAGCTGGGTCGAACCTAGGGAACGTTGGAACCTGCTGGATCGAGATGTCTTGGGCTGGTATGCCGCATCTCCCGATCGCGAATCCTTTCTGAGAGCCGTGCAAGAACTCAGGCATATGATCGAGCCGGAAGCGACTGCGCTTGCTGCGGAGCGACGAACTGAGGAGCAGATGAACGCGATCAGTCAGGCCTTGCATGACATGGACCAGGCGACATCGCTCCAGCAGCGAACAGAATCCGATGCGCGATTTCACATCGCGATCTTGCGCGCCTCCGGAAATGATCTGTTGGTACCGCTCGGCGTATTGATCGAATCGGCGCTGAATCACCTCTTCGCCCATGTCACGCGGGAGGAAGACAACTTGCGATATGCGCTGAAACTTCACGAAAATATTGAGAAAAGCATTCGACTGCAGCGGCCGAACTTGGCGCGCAACGCAGTCCGCAAGGCGCTGGCAAATACCGACGACATCATAGCCCGGTGGTCACGATAG
- a CDS encoding substrate-binding domain-containing protein, protein MRKALLLTAAVLAMTAGQALAKKQLVIVVKGLDNPFFEAINQGCQKWNKENPTAEYECFYTGPASTSDEAGEAQIVQDMLGKADTAAIAISPSNAKLIAQTLKTANPTVPVMTLDADLAAEDAALRKTYLGTDNYLMGARIGEYIKKAKPKGGKICTIEGNPGADNILRRAQGMRDTLTGQKGLPALKGEGGWTEVAGCPVFTNDDGAKGVQAMTDILAANPGMDAFGIMGGWPLFGAPQPYRDLFKPMAEKIASNDFVIGAADTIGDEVAIAKEGLVTALVGQRPFEMGYKAPSVMMDLIAGKPVKDPVFTGLDECTKDTVDTCIQK, encoded by the coding sequence ATGAGGAAGGCATTACTACTTACAGCCGCAGTTTTAGCAATGACCGCCGGGCAAGCCTTGGCCAAGAAGCAACTCGTCATCGTCGTCAAAGGCCTCGACAATCCGTTCTTCGAAGCAATCAATCAAGGTTGCCAGAAATGGAACAAGGAGAACCCCACGGCCGAATACGAATGCTTCTACACCGGTCCGGCATCGACATCAGATGAAGCCGGCGAAGCGCAGATCGTTCAGGATATGTTGGGCAAGGCAGACACGGCTGCAATCGCAATCTCGCCGTCAAATGCAAAGCTCATCGCCCAGACCCTGAAGACCGCCAATCCAACGGTTCCGGTGATGACGCTCGATGCCGATCTTGCCGCCGAGGATGCAGCCTTGCGCAAGACCTATCTTGGCACCGACAACTATCTGATGGGCGCCCGCATCGGCGAGTACATCAAGAAGGCCAAGCCGAAGGGCGGCAAGATCTGCACGATCGAAGGCAATCCGGGCGCAGACAATATTCTACGCCGCGCACAAGGGATGCGCGACACGCTCACTGGTCAGAAAGGCTTGCCCGCGCTGAAAGGTGAGGGTGGCTGGACTGAGGTCGCCGGCTGCCCGGTGTTCACCAATGACGACGGTGCCAAGGGTGTTCAGGCAATGACCGATATTCTCGCGGCCAATCCCGGCATGGACGCATTCGGCATTATGGGTGGCTGGCCGTTGTTCGGCGCACCGCAACCCTATCGCGACCTGTTCAAGCCAATGGCCGAGAAGATCGCCAGCAACGATTTCGTCATTGGTGCGGCCGACACGATCGGCGACGAGGTTGCCATTGCGAAGGAAGGCCTAGTGACTGCGCTCGTCGGCCAGCGGCCATTCGAGATGGGCTACAAAGCACCTTCGGTGATGATGGATCTGATTGCCGGCAAGCCGGTTAAAGATCCGGTCTTCACCGGGCTCGATGAGTGCACAAAGGATACAGTCGACACCTGCATTCAAAAGTAG
- a CDS encoding NAD-dependent epimerase/dehydratase family protein produces MLILVTGSTGKVGRRFIAGLLDDPRFSKARIRALCHNRLYEATDRVDVFQGSIADRDVVAAALDDVTHVVHLATCKETPEDIMDVTVKGLFWLLEEFRTSVTARQFILIGGDAGVGHFHYRHNGPITENTRHCAYPGSYALSKVLEEVMLEQFGIQYGLNGCCLRAPWIMEKDDFKYSLSFGDDVFGGPDWKTLVPEDAARRYAAMDTVPLLLDADSRPLKRNFVHVDDLVSAILAAIDNPRAERQLFNICMDRPVDYAEVAAYLLSTRNLGSIDIPSRFHSNWMDNSKAKYLLDWRPDYDLEMLIDSAWQYERSKEEPRIVWYPG; encoded by the coding sequence ATGCTGATCCTTGTTACCGGTTCGACGGGCAAGGTCGGGCGGCGCTTCATTGCTGGGCTGCTTGACGATCCGAGATTTTCCAAAGCCCGTATTCGTGCGCTTTGTCATAATCGTTTGTACGAGGCGACCGACCGTGTCGATGTCTTCCAAGGCTCGATCGCCGATCGCGATGTCGTGGCAGCGGCGCTGGATGACGTTACCCATGTCGTGCATCTCGCCACATGCAAGGAAACGCCTGAAGACATCATGGATGTCACGGTCAAAGGTCTCTTTTGGCTGCTCGAGGAGTTCCGTACGAGCGTCACCGCACGCCAGTTCATCCTGATTGGTGGTGATGCGGGTGTGGGACATTTCCACTATCGCCACAACGGCCCGATCACCGAGAACACCCGCCATTGTGCCTATCCGGGAAGCTATGCGCTCTCCAAAGTCCTGGAAGAGGTCATGCTGGAGCAGTTTGGCATTCAGTACGGCCTTAATGGCTGTTGTCTGCGCGCGCCCTGGATCATGGAAAAGGACGACTTCAAGTATTCGCTGTCTTTTGGAGACGACGTCTTTGGCGGTCCGGACTGGAAGACGCTCGTCCCGGAAGACGCGGCACGGCGCTATGCGGCGATGGATACGGTGCCGCTGCTGCTCGATGCTGACAGTCGTCCGCTGAAACGCAACTTCGTGCATGTCGATGACCTTGTATCGGCAATACTGGCAGCGATCGATAACCCCCGGGCGGAGCGGCAACTCTTCAATATCTGCATGGATCGACCGGTCGACTATGCTGAAGTCGCCGCCTATCTCCTCAGTACCCGCAATCTCGGCTCAATCGACATACCAAGCCGATTCCATTCCAATTGGATGGACAACAGCAAAGCGAAATACCTGCTGGATTGGCGGCCAGACTACGATCTCGAAATGCTTATCGACTCGGCATGGCAATACGAGCGCTCAAAGGAGGAGCCTCGCATCGTCTGGTATCCGGGTTGA
- a CDS encoding ATP-binding cassette domain-containing protein, with protein MAVLELSNISKHFGAIQAVNDVSFSLEAGQVVGLMGDNGAGKSTLVKMIAGNFRPSHGTMRLDGADLVLHRPKEARQHGIEIVHQDLALCNNLTAAANVFLGRELRRGLWPLRILDHKSMYKRAGEIFRELKSETRARDLVKQMSGGQRQAVAIGRTMLSEAKIVLMDEPTAAISVRQVAEVLNLIRQLRDRGIVVVLISHRMPDVFSVADRVIVMRRGRKVADKQIAASSPEEVTGLITGAIEQV; from the coding sequence GTGGCGGTTCTTGAACTCAGCAATATTTCCAAACATTTCGGCGCCATCCAGGCAGTCAACGATGTTTCGTTTTCACTCGAAGCGGGGCAAGTGGTCGGCCTCATGGGCGATAACGGCGCTGGCAAGTCCACACTGGTGAAGATGATTGCCGGCAACTTTCGGCCGAGCCATGGAACCATGCGGCTCGACGGCGCCGATCTCGTGCTTCATCGGCCGAAGGAAGCACGCCAGCATGGCATTGAGATCGTTCACCAGGATTTGGCGCTCTGCAACAATCTGACGGCGGCAGCGAACGTGTTCCTCGGACGAGAACTGCGCCGCGGCCTTTGGCCTCTTCGCATCCTCGACCACAAGAGCATGTACAAGCGCGCCGGCGAGATATTTCGCGAACTCAAATCCGAGACGCGGGCGCGCGACCTCGTCAAGCAAATGTCAGGTGGCCAGCGGCAAGCGGTCGCGATCGGCCGCACGATGCTGTCTGAAGCGAAAATCGTATTGATGGACGAGCCGACGGCAGCCATTTCCGTGCGCCAGGTGGCTGAGGTTCTGAATCTGATCCGCCAGTTGCGGGACCGGGGCATTGTCGTTGTCCTGATCAGCCACCGCATGCCCGACGTCTTTTCGGTCGCCGACCGCGTGATCGTGATGCGGCGAGGCAGAAAAGTAGCCGACAAGCAGATCGCGGCAAGTTCGCCGGAGGAAGTGACGGGACTGATCACCGGCGCCATCGAACAGGTGTGA
- a CDS encoding ABC transporter permease: MAITLDQTIGQKQRSWLATIMGGQTFWVLIAVILACIFLSMATDSFATAKNIYNITRNVTFVAIIALGMTLVIITGGIDLSVGSVLCLCSMVLAVVMHAGYSIEVGIAASIGTALLVGAFNGVLIAYLGFPPFVVTLGMLSIARSLAMVASNNTVVFEFGPDHDKLLALGGGAWVFGIANPVLYMIVLALVTGFVLRWTKFGRYVFAIGGNEHAATLTGVPVPRIKVIVYMISALSAGVAGIIQTGWLGAVTTNIGAGMELQVIAAAVIGGANLAGGVGTAFGALVGAALIEVIRNSLGLLGINAFWQGCFIGGAIVLAVLFDRLRNLRQGE; this comes from the coding sequence ATGGCGATTACACTTGACCAAACGATCGGACAGAAGCAACGGAGCTGGCTTGCGACGATCATGGGCGGCCAGACATTCTGGGTGCTGATTGCAGTCATTCTCGCCTGCATTTTTCTGTCGATGGCGACGGACTCCTTTGCGACGGCGAAGAACATCTACAACATCACCCGCAACGTCACCTTCGTCGCCATTATCGCGCTGGGCATGACGCTGGTCATCATCACCGGCGGCATTGATTTGTCCGTTGGCTCGGTGCTTTGCCTGTGCAGCATGGTGCTGGCGGTCGTCATGCATGCGGGATACAGCATTGAAGTCGGCATCGCCGCCTCAATCGGTACCGCTCTATTGGTCGGAGCTTTCAATGGCGTCTTGATTGCCTATCTCGGCTTCCCCCCTTTCGTCGTCACGCTTGGCATGTTGTCGATTGCGCGCAGCCTTGCGATGGTTGCATCCAACAATACTGTCGTTTTTGAGTTCGGGCCAGATCACGACAAGCTCCTGGCGCTGGGTGGCGGCGCCTGGGTTTTCGGCATCGCCAATCCAGTGCTTTATATGATCGTGCTGGCACTCGTTACCGGTTTCGTGCTGCGCTGGACCAAGTTCGGTCGCTATGTCTTTGCCATCGGCGGCAATGAGCACGCCGCGACACTGACAGGTGTTCCCGTGCCGAGGATCAAGGTCATCGTCTATATGATTTCTGCCCTTTCGGCGGGGGTTGCCGGCATCATTCAAACCGGCTGGCTCGGCGCCGTCACCACAAACATCGGCGCCGGGATGGAGCTTCAGGTCATTGCCGCCGCGGTTATCGGCGGCGCCAACCTGGCTGGCGGCGTCGGCACTGCTTTTGGAGCCTTGGTCGGCGCCGCACTCATCGAGGTCATTCGTAACAGTCTTGGCCTGCTCGGCATCAACGCATTCTGGCAAGGATGCTTTATCGGTGGGGCAATCGTGCTCGCCGTCCTTTTCGACCGACTTCGCAACTTGCGACAGGGCGAGTAG
- a CDS encoding ABC transporter ATP-binding protein: MSSVSLKGIEKRFGAVEVIRGVDLRIDPGEFVVFVGPSGCGKSTLLRLISGLEYLSGGELAIGGRVVNEVPASKRGVAMVFQSYALYPHLTVRENMGFGLKVRKVPAQERQKRVDEASATLKLEALLDRYPRELSGGQRQRVAIGRAIVGNPDVFLFDEPLSNLDAELRVHMRSEIAALHKRLSTTMIYVTHDQIEAMTLADKIVVLRDGRVEQVGSPRDLYERPANTFVAQFIGSPKMNLLPADIAPLLAGATAMDAAAETIGIRPEHLSVVEPRDGTLRGTVGLCEYTGAVTLLHVKLPAGHDCLVLHDGRDMKAGIQIGLTADVSKVHFFNGNGQTTKRTEQGRTA, from the coding sequence ATGAGCAGTGTATCGCTTAAAGGCATCGAAAAACGTTTCGGCGCGGTGGAGGTCATCCGCGGCGTCGATCTGAGGATCGATCCCGGCGAATTCGTCGTATTCGTCGGTCCGTCGGGCTGCGGTAAGTCAACCTTGCTGCGGCTGATTTCGGGGCTGGAATATCTTAGCGGCGGTGAACTTGCGATTGGCGGCCGGGTCGTCAACGAAGTGCCGGCTTCGAAACGCGGCGTTGCCATGGTCTTCCAATCCTATGCCCTCTATCCGCACCTGACCGTCCGGGAGAATATGGGTTTCGGGCTGAAGGTCCGCAAAGTTCCGGCACAGGAGCGTCAGAAGCGTGTCGATGAAGCTAGCGCCACGCTGAAGCTCGAAGCATTGCTCGATCGCTACCCCCGCGAGCTTTCCGGCGGTCAGCGGCAGCGCGTTGCGATCGGCCGGGCCATCGTTGGAAATCCTGATGTCTTCCTGTTCGACGAACCGTTGTCGAACCTCGATGCTGAGTTGCGCGTGCACATGCGCTCTGAAATCGCCGCACTGCACAAGCGGCTCTCCACGACGATGATCTATGTAACGCACGATCAGATCGAAGCGATGACGCTCGCCGACAAGATCGTGGTTCTGCGCGACGGCCGCGTCGAGCAGGTCGGCTCCCCCCGGGACCTATACGAGCGGCCGGCAAATACCTTCGTGGCGCAATTCATCGGAAGCCCAAAAATGAACCTGCTCCCTGCAGATATCGCGCCTTTGCTGGCAGGCGCAACGGCAATGGATGCCGCAGCCGAGACCATCGGGATAAGGCCGGAGCATCTGAGCGTCGTGGAGCCTCGAGACGGGACGCTGCGCGGAACCGTCGGGCTTTGTGAATATACCGGGGCGGTAACGCTGCTCCACGTCAAGTTGCCGGCCGGGCACGATTGCCTCGTCCTGCACGACGGTCGTGACATGAAGGCGGGAATCCAAATAGGGCTCACCGCCGATGTCTCGAAGGTGCACTTTTTCAACGGCAACGGGCAGACAACAAAGCGGACTGAGCAAGGCCGGACTGCTTGA
- a CDS encoding IS630 family transposase (programmed frameshift): MAKPFSDDLRERVVGAVTREGLSCRAAAKRFGIGISTAIDWVRRLRETGSAAPGQMGGHKPRAISGKHRVWLIDRCHMQAFTLRGLVAELGERGLKVDYSAVRTFVHEEGLSYKKTLVASERERPDVAARRARWLKHRHRIDPSRLVFIDETWTKTNMTPLRGWAPRGERLLGHAPFGHWNTMTFVAALRADRVSAPWIIDGPINGERFRIYVERVLVPELKPGDIVVMDNLGSHKAGAIRAAIRKAGARLFFLPQYSPDLNPIEKLFAKIKHELRKAQARTRQAIDDALAATLQTVSPKECQNYFKEAGYERT, translated from the exons ATGGCGAAACCTTTTTCGGATGATCTTCGGGAACGCGTTGTTGGCGCAGTAACGCGCGAGGGCCTGTCGTGTCGAGCGGCGGCAAAGCGCTTCGGCATTGGCATCAGCACCGCGATCGACTGGGTCCGGCGCTTGCGTGAGACGGGCAGCGCGGCTCCCGGCCAGATGGGCGGGCACAAGCCACGGGCGATCTCAGGTAAACATCGGGTCTGGCTGATCGATCGCTGCCACATGCAGGCGTTCACCTTGCGCGGGTTGGTGGCGGAACTGGGAGAGCGCGGCCTGAAAGTGGATTACAGCGCCGTCCGGACCTTCGTGCATGAGGAAGGGCTGAGTTAT AAAAAGACGTTGGTCGCCAGCGAGCGCGAGCGGCCCGATGTTGCCGCCCGGCGGGCGCGCTGGCTGAAGCATCGCCATCGCATCGATCCATCTCGCCTTGTCTTTATCGACGAAACCTGGACGAAGACGAATATGACGCCGCTCAGGGGCTGGGCGCCGCGCGGCGAACGGCTGTTGGGCCATGCGCCCTTCGGCCACTGGAATACCATGACTTTTGTCGCAGCCCTCAGGGCCGACCGCGTCAGCGCACCGTGGATCATCGACGGCCCGATCAATGGCGAACGCTTTCGCATCTATGTCGAGAGGGTGCTGGTACCGGAGCTCAAACCCGGCGACATCGTCGTCATGGATAATCTCGGCTCGCACAAGGCCGGCGCTATCCGTGCCGCCATCCGCAAGGCCGGCGCCCGATTGTTCTTCCTGCCGCAGTATTCCCCCGATCTCAATCCGATCGAAAAACTCTTCGCCAAGATCAAGCACGAGCTGCGCAAGGCGCAGGCCCGAACCCGACAGGCCATCGACGACGCACTGGCAGCCACCCTTCAAACCGTCTCGCCGAAAGAGTGCCAAAACTACTTCAAGGAAGCCGGATATGAACGGACATAA